One window of the Camelina sativa cultivar DH55 chromosome 1, Cs, whole genome shotgun sequence genome contains the following:
- the LOC104791163 gene encoding uncharacterized protein LOC104791163 isoform X2 — translation MDLEDWELLSNSSFKDLDHDEDHHGAMVMDYFLCPSTKDPLHETESSPRSIVVPKKLVQVPIAWEPLLVVDQDNTKIPNKPALEPDPYPDSKQTLSTDSVSSPRVSFKITKETEFADMKIDAPARITSPLPQIDDTASKPSDSQRGDDLGDKKEIILKEGDSDGERLNLWKVGLNGVGAICSFGVAAAAATVCVFFLGHNNIKISKNKNQLLRFQIYSDDNKRMKEVVNHATKINEAIFGTKGVPVIRAQISFGGYYDGL, via the exons ATGGATCTCGAGGATTGGGAGTTACTCTCCAATAGCAGCTTCAAGGATCTTGATCATGACGAGGATCATCATGGAGCCATGGTGATGGATTACTTCCTCTGCCCTTCTACTAAAGATCCTCTTCACGAAACAGAGTCTTCTCCAAGATCCATAGTGGTCCCCAAAAAGCTTGTCCAAGTTCCCATAGCTTGGGAACCCTTGTTGGTGGTGGATCAAGACAACACGAAGATACCCAATAAGCCTGCTCTTGAACCGGATCCGTATCCGGATTCAAAACAAACCCTTTCGACGGACTCTGTTTCGTCACCTAGAGTTTCCTTCAAGATAACGAAGGAGACTGAATTTGCCGACATGAAAATTGACGCACCAGCGAGGATCACGAGTCCTCTGCCTCAGATCGACGATACTGCGTCGAAACCCTCTGATTCCCAAAGAGGAGATGACTTGGGAGATAAGAAAGAGATTATTTTGAAGGAAGGAGATAGTGATGGTGAGAGATTGAACCTTTGGAAGGTTGGTCTCAATGGGGTTGGAGCAATTTGTTCTTTTGGTGTCGCAGCTGCTGCTGCTACCGTATGTGTGTTCTTTCTCGGACACAACAATATCAAGATTTCTAAGAACAAGAACCAGTTGCTAAGGTTCCAGATTTACTCCGATGATAATAAG AGGATGAAAGAAGTTGTGAATCATGCAACAAAGATTAACGAAGCAATATTTGGTACGAAAGGTGTTCCTGTCATAAGAGCTCAAATATCTTTCGGGGGTTACTACGATGGACTTTGA
- the LOC104791163 gene encoding uncharacterized protein LOC104791163 isoform X1 produces the protein MDLEDWELLSNSSFKDLDHDEDHHGAMVMDYFLCPSTKDPLHETESSPRSIVVPKKLVQVPIAWEPLLVVDQDNTKIPNKPALEPDPYPDSKQTLSTDSVSSPRVSFKITKETEFADMKIDAPARITSPLPQIDDTASKPSDSQRGDDLGDKKEIILKEGDSDGERLNLWKVGLNGVGAICSFGVAAAAATVCVFFLGHNNIKISKNKNQLLRFQIYSDDNKMQRMKEVVNHATKINEAIFGTKGVPVIRAQISFGGYYDGL, from the exons ATGGATCTCGAGGATTGGGAGTTACTCTCCAATAGCAGCTTCAAGGATCTTGATCATGACGAGGATCATCATGGAGCCATGGTGATGGATTACTTCCTCTGCCCTTCTACTAAAGATCCTCTTCACGAAACAGAGTCTTCTCCAAGATCCATAGTGGTCCCCAAAAAGCTTGTCCAAGTTCCCATAGCTTGGGAACCCTTGTTGGTGGTGGATCAAGACAACACGAAGATACCCAATAAGCCTGCTCTTGAACCGGATCCGTATCCGGATTCAAAACAAACCCTTTCGACGGACTCTGTTTCGTCACCTAGAGTTTCCTTCAAGATAACGAAGGAGACTGAATTTGCCGACATGAAAATTGACGCACCAGCGAGGATCACGAGTCCTCTGCCTCAGATCGACGATACTGCGTCGAAACCCTCTGATTCCCAAAGAGGAGATGACTTGGGAGATAAGAAAGAGATTATTTTGAAGGAAGGAGATAGTGATGGTGAGAGATTGAACCTTTGGAAGGTTGGTCTCAATGGGGTTGGAGCAATTTGTTCTTTTGGTGTCGCAGCTGCTGCTGCTACCGTATGTGTGTTCTTTCTCGGACACAACAATATCAAGATTTCTAAGAACAAGAACCAGTTGCTAAGGTTCCAGATTTACTCCGATGATAATAAG ATGCAGAGGATGAAAGAAGTTGTGAATCATGCAACAAAGATTAACGAAGCAATATTTGGTACGAAAGGTGTTCCTGTCATAAGAGCTCAAATATCTTTCGGGGGTTACTACGATGGACTTTGA
- the LOC104791320 gene encoding uncharacterized protein LOC104791320 has translation MPSELEQEIFLQWGNKKRLRCLRAKDKKISRSKHSSSRFLGHETFLLQSTRFSKGSEGTSLRSGLQERRPEKEERYYTTRGVVDTIGKDCFDANNGEDVNIKDEAMWPKLFITLSNKEKEEDFLAMKGCKPSHRPKKRAKLIQRSLLMVSPGTWLADLCPDRYDVRVKKSSKKRRARGLKAMGNLETDSD, from the exons ATGCCGTCAGAGTTAGAACAAGAGATCTTCTTACAGTGGGGAAACAAGAAGAGATTGAGATGTCTTCGagccaaagacaaaaagatctCTCGCTCTAAACACTCTTCTTCTCGTTTTCTAGGTCATGAAACCTTCCTCCTTCAATCCACTCGATTCTCCAA AGGATCAGAAGGGACAAGCCTCAGATCTGGACTACAAGAGCGACGGCcggagaaagaagagaggtaTTATACTACGAGAGGTGTTGTGGATACCATTGGTAAAGACTGTTTTGATGCAAACAATGGAGAAGATGTCAATATCAAGGACGAGGCTATGTGGCCGAAGCTGTTTATCACGTTGTCAaacaaagagaaggaagaagatttcTTGGCTATGAAAGGTTGTAAACCTTCACATAGGCCTAAGAAGAGAGCCAAACTCATCCAAAGAAGCTTACTT ATGGTGAGTCCTGGAACCTGGTTGGCTGATTTGTGTCCAGATAGATATGATGTTAGGGTGAAGAAGAGCTCTAAGAAG AGGCGAGCAAGAGGATTGAAAGCCATGGGAAATTTGGAGACTGATTCAGATTGA
- the LOC104791402 gene encoding uncharacterized protein LOC104791402: protein MKSLVVAHFSTPLITSRFVFPSCLNHHRASKISAVSFPTVRRRFPPLAMASAAQSSSQAVSSGSVDSDTDVFKLIQAHEDKAARLSPVEEIRTVLNGSLCGMLSTFSQKYEGYPSGSMVDFACDADGSPILAVSSLAVHTKDLLANPKCSLLIARDPEDRTGLRITLHGDAVLVSEKDQAAVRSAYLAKHPTAFWVDFGDFSFMRIEPKVVRYVSGVATAFLGSGEFSKEDFQAAKVDPIAQYAKPVTSHMNTDHEEDTKAIVHNITSIPVESALMLDLDSLGFNVKATLQGNTFNLRVPFPRRAQDRKDVKTLIVEMLQAAKSVSN, encoded by the exons atgaagtcgCTAGTAGTGGCCCATTTCTCAACGCCTTTAATCACTTCTAGATTCGTGTTCCCTTCATGTCTTAATCACCACCGAGCTTCAAAAATCTCCGCCGTCTCTTTTCCCACCGTCCGCCGTCGATTTCCTCCTCTCGCCATGGCCTCAGCAGCTCAGTCTTCTTCTCAG GCTGTGTCTTCCGGGAGTGTCGACAGTGATACAGATGTTTTTAAATTGATTCAAGCTCACGAG GACAAGGCTGCTCGTCTTTCCCCAGTCGAAGAAATCCGAACTGTGCTTAATGGTAGCCTTTGCGGTATGCTTTCCACTTTTTCTCAG AAGTATGAGGGTTATCCTTCAGGGTCAATGGTTGATTTTGCATGTGATGCTGATGGTTCACCAATTCTGGCAGTTAGTAGCTTGGCAGTTCATACAAAG GATCTTTTAGCTAATCCAAAATGCTCTCTACTAATTGCTAGAGACCCTGAAGATAGGACCGGTTTGAGAATCACCCTACATGGTGATGCAGTGTTG GTTTCTGAAAAAGATCAAGCAGCTGTTCGATCTGCCTATTTAGCCAAGCATCCCACTGCTTTCTGG GTTGATTTTGGGGACTTCAGCTTTATGCGGATCGAACCGAAAGTGGTCAGATATGTTTCAGGGGTTGCAACTGCTTTTCTAGGATCTGGAG AATTCAGCAAAGAGGATTTCCAAGCAGCCAAAGTCGATCCCATAGCTCAATATGCAAAGCCTGTAACG TCTCACATGAACACAGACCATGAAGAGGATACCAAAGCCATTGTACACAATATAACATCCATACCT GTAGAGAGCGCCTTGATGCTGGATTTGGACAGCCTTGGTTTCAACGTTAAGGCTACTCTTCAAGGGAACACCTTCAACCTCCGAGTTCCGTTCCCAAGACGCGCACAAGACAGAAA GGATGTGAAGACACTGATTGTGGAAATGCTTCAAGCTGCTAAGTCAGTTTCCAATTAG
- the LOC104791489 gene encoding adenylyl-sulfate kinase 3, translated as MSTVGNSTNIFWQESPIGKAERQKLLNQKGCVVWITGLSGSGKSTLACSLSRELNNRGKLSYILDGDNLRHGLNKDLGFKAEDRVENIRRVGEVAKLFADAGLICIASLISPYRKDRDACREMMQDSSFIEVYMNMSLQLCEARDPKGLYKLARAGKIKGFTGIDDPYESPLNCEIELKEKEGECPSPVAMAEEVISYLEDKGFLQNE; from the exons ATGTCGACAGTGGGGAATTCTACAAACATATTTTGGCAAGAATCACCCATTGGGAAAGCTGAAAGACAAAAGTTGTTAAACCAGAAAGGTTGTGTAGTGTGGATCACAGGGCTCAGTGGCTCAG GGAAAAGCACGTTAGCTTGCTCGCTGAGTAGAGAGCTTAACAACCGGGGAAAGCTATCATATATTCTTGATGGGGACAATCTTCGTCATGGTTTGAACAAAGATCTTGGTTTCAAGGCAGAGGATAGAGTTGAAAATATACGCAGGGTTG GAGAAGTAGCCAAACTCTTTGCAGATGCTGGTTTGATCTGCATCGCCAGCCTCATATCACCATATAGGAAAGACCGTGATGCCTGCAGGGAGATGATGCAGGATTCATCTTTTATCGAG GTTTACATGAACATGTCTCTACAATTGTGTGAAGCAAGAGACCCTAAAGGCCTATACAAGCTAGCCCGTGCAGGAAAGATCAAAG GTTTCACGGGAATAGATGATCCGTATGAATCTCCCTTGAATTGTGAG ATAGAgctgaaagagaaagaaggagagtGTCCTTCCCCTGTAGCTATGGCTGAAGAAGTCATCTCTTATTTAGAAGACAAAGGTTTCCTTCAAAACGAGTAA